A DNA window from Ictalurus furcatus strain D&B chromosome 22, Billie_1.0, whole genome shotgun sequence contains the following coding sequences:
- the gal3st1a gene encoding galactosylceramide sulfotransferase isoform X1, whose translation MRGRAHARATCTSACSSDVDNCDIVYCGHSHWHAGTGMMVVKQRKQGKQWRSVCKGLVLGALLTSCMILLYCLSAPEVQFRLPEIPVPYSCAHHPSLGQSPAASSSIHRGLRRERPCTPKVDIMFMKTHKTASSTILNILFRFGEKHHLKFAFPSSRNDFFYPSLFYRTQVKDYGSGMCFNIMCNHMRFNEAEVAKVLPADTTYITILRDPAELFESSFHYFGRLVPFTWKISGGDKMEEFLSQPELYYDPEGFNSFYLKNLLFFDFGQDNNLPLADPRVEEGIRAISRRFHLVMLVEHFEESLILLKDALCWDMDDLLFFKLNVRKGSTVSKLTPELRTKALQWNAIDWKLYQHFNTTFWKKVEAYGRERMANDVAELRRRNSQMAAICIEGGHAVDAGSIHETSMQPWQPIGEKSIMGYNLKKNVDKAHQKLCRKMLTPELQYLTDLGVNLWITKLWGHVRDILDW comes from the exons AGTCATtggcatgctggaacag GTATGATGGTTGTGAAGCAGAGGAAGCAGGGGAAGCAGTGGAGGTCGGTGTGTAAAGGTCTGGTTCTGGGAGCTCTCCTCACCAGCTGCATGATTCTGCTGTACTGCCTTTCGGCTCCTGAGGTGCAGTTCCGTCTGCCAGA AATTCCTGTGCCTTATTCATGTGCCCACCATCCATCACTTGGCCAGTCCCCAGCTGCCTCCAGCAGCATCCATCGAGGCTTGAGACGTGAGCGTCCCTGTACACCAAAGGTGGACATCATGTTCATGAAAACCCACAAAACGGCAAGCAGCACTATCCTGAACATCCTGTTCCGCTTTGGCGAAAAGCACCACCTCAAGTTCGCCTTCCCGAGCAGTCGCAACGACTTCTTCTACCCCTCACTCTTCTACCGCACGCAGGTGAAGGACTACGGGTCTGGGATGTGCTTCAACATCATGTGCAATCACATGCGCTTCAATGAAGCCGAAGTAGCGAAGGTGCTTCCAGCGGACACCACCTACATCACCATCCTGAGGGATCCAGCAGAGCTCTTTGAGTCCTCCTTCCATTACTTTGGCCGCTTAGTACCTTTTACCTGGAAAATTTCTGGGGGTGATAAGATGGAAGAGTTCCTCAGTCAGCCTGAGCTTTATTATGACCCAGAGGGGTTCAATTCCTTCTACCTCAAGAACTTGCTTTTCTTTGACTTTGGGCAGGATAATAATTTACCGTTGGCTGACCCGAGAGTGGAAGAAGGCATCCGTGCAATTTCAAGACGCTTTCACTTGGTCATGCTGGTGGAGCACTTTGAGGAATCACTCATCCTGTTGAAGGATGCCCTCTGCTGGGACATGGATGACCTGCTGTTCTTCAAGCTCAACGTTCGAAAGGGGTCCACTGTCTCCAAGTTGACCCCCGAGCTCAGAACCAAAGCCTTGCAGTGGAACGCTATTGACTGGAAGCTCTACCAGCACTTTAACACCACCTTCTGGAAGAAAGTGGAGGCGTACGGTCGAGAGCGCATGGCAAACGACGTGGCCGAGCTGCGGCGCCGGAACTCACAAATGGCCGCCATCTGCATCGAAGGCGGCCATGCGGTGGACGCCGGGAGCATCCATGAGACTTCCATGCAGCCATGGCAACCTATCGGGGAGAAATCTATTATGGGAtacaatctgaaaaaaaatgtagacaAAGCACATCAAAAACTGTGTAGGAAGATGCTGACGCCAGAGCTGCAGTACCTGACAGACTTAGGAGTCAATTTGTGGATCACTAAACTGTGGGGTCATGTGAGGGACATCCTTGACTGGTAG
- the gal3st1a gene encoding galactosylceramide sulfotransferase isoform X2, whose translation MHGGMMVVKQRKQGKQWRSVCKGLVLGALLTSCMILLYCLSAPEVQFRLPEIPVPYSCAHHPSLGQSPAASSSIHRGLRRERPCTPKVDIMFMKTHKTASSTILNILFRFGEKHHLKFAFPSSRNDFFYPSLFYRTQVKDYGSGMCFNIMCNHMRFNEAEVAKVLPADTTYITILRDPAELFESSFHYFGRLVPFTWKISGGDKMEEFLSQPELYYDPEGFNSFYLKNLLFFDFGQDNNLPLADPRVEEGIRAISRRFHLVMLVEHFEESLILLKDALCWDMDDLLFFKLNVRKGSTVSKLTPELRTKALQWNAIDWKLYQHFNTTFWKKVEAYGRERMANDVAELRRRNSQMAAICIEGGHAVDAGSIHETSMQPWQPIGEKSIMGYNLKKNVDKAHQKLCRKMLTPELQYLTDLGVNLWITKLWGHVRDILDW comes from the exons GTATGATGGTTGTGAAGCAGAGGAAGCAGGGGAAGCAGTGGAGGTCGGTGTGTAAAGGTCTGGTTCTGGGAGCTCTCCTCACCAGCTGCATGATTCTGCTGTACTGCCTTTCGGCTCCTGAGGTGCAGTTCCGTCTGCCAGA AATTCCTGTGCCTTATTCATGTGCCCACCATCCATCACTTGGCCAGTCCCCAGCTGCCTCCAGCAGCATCCATCGAGGCTTGAGACGTGAGCGTCCCTGTACACCAAAGGTGGACATCATGTTCATGAAAACCCACAAAACGGCAAGCAGCACTATCCTGAACATCCTGTTCCGCTTTGGCGAAAAGCACCACCTCAAGTTCGCCTTCCCGAGCAGTCGCAACGACTTCTTCTACCCCTCACTCTTCTACCGCACGCAGGTGAAGGACTACGGGTCTGGGATGTGCTTCAACATCATGTGCAATCACATGCGCTTCAATGAAGCCGAAGTAGCGAAGGTGCTTCCAGCGGACACCACCTACATCACCATCCTGAGGGATCCAGCAGAGCTCTTTGAGTCCTCCTTCCATTACTTTGGCCGCTTAGTACCTTTTACCTGGAAAATTTCTGGGGGTGATAAGATGGAAGAGTTCCTCAGTCAGCCTGAGCTTTATTATGACCCAGAGGGGTTCAATTCCTTCTACCTCAAGAACTTGCTTTTCTTTGACTTTGGGCAGGATAATAATTTACCGTTGGCTGACCCGAGAGTGGAAGAAGGCATCCGTGCAATTTCAAGACGCTTTCACTTGGTCATGCTGGTGGAGCACTTTGAGGAATCACTCATCCTGTTGAAGGATGCCCTCTGCTGGGACATGGATGACCTGCTGTTCTTCAAGCTCAACGTTCGAAAGGGGTCCACTGTCTCCAAGTTGACCCCCGAGCTCAGAACCAAAGCCTTGCAGTGGAACGCTATTGACTGGAAGCTCTACCAGCACTTTAACACCACCTTCTGGAAGAAAGTGGAGGCGTACGGTCGAGAGCGCATGGCAAACGACGTGGCCGAGCTGCGGCGCCGGAACTCACAAATGGCCGCCATCTGCATCGAAGGCGGCCATGCGGTGGACGCCGGGAGCATCCATGAGACTTCCATGCAGCCATGGCAACCTATCGGGGAGAAATCTATTATGGGAtacaatctgaaaaaaaatgtagacaAAGCACATCAAAAACTGTGTAGGAAGATGCTGACGCCAGAGCTGCAGTACCTGACAGACTTAGGAGTCAATTTGTGGATCACTAAACTGTGGGGTCATGTGAGGGACATCCTTGACTGGTAG
- the gal3st1a gene encoding galactosylceramide sulfotransferase isoform X3: MMVVKQRKQGKQWRSVCKGLVLGALLTSCMILLYCLSAPEVQFRLPEIPVPYSCAHHPSLGQSPAASSSIHRGLRRERPCTPKVDIMFMKTHKTASSTILNILFRFGEKHHLKFAFPSSRNDFFYPSLFYRTQVKDYGSGMCFNIMCNHMRFNEAEVAKVLPADTTYITILRDPAELFESSFHYFGRLVPFTWKISGGDKMEEFLSQPELYYDPEGFNSFYLKNLLFFDFGQDNNLPLADPRVEEGIRAISRRFHLVMLVEHFEESLILLKDALCWDMDDLLFFKLNVRKGSTVSKLTPELRTKALQWNAIDWKLYQHFNTTFWKKVEAYGRERMANDVAELRRRNSQMAAICIEGGHAVDAGSIHETSMQPWQPIGEKSIMGYNLKKNVDKAHQKLCRKMLTPELQYLTDLGVNLWITKLWGHVRDILDW, encoded by the exons ATGATGGTTGTGAAGCAGAGGAAGCAGGGGAAGCAGTGGAGGTCGGTGTGTAAAGGTCTGGTTCTGGGAGCTCTCCTCACCAGCTGCATGATTCTGCTGTACTGCCTTTCGGCTCCTGAGGTGCAGTTCCGTCTGCCAGA AATTCCTGTGCCTTATTCATGTGCCCACCATCCATCACTTGGCCAGTCCCCAGCTGCCTCCAGCAGCATCCATCGAGGCTTGAGACGTGAGCGTCCCTGTACACCAAAGGTGGACATCATGTTCATGAAAACCCACAAAACGGCAAGCAGCACTATCCTGAACATCCTGTTCCGCTTTGGCGAAAAGCACCACCTCAAGTTCGCCTTCCCGAGCAGTCGCAACGACTTCTTCTACCCCTCACTCTTCTACCGCACGCAGGTGAAGGACTACGGGTCTGGGATGTGCTTCAACATCATGTGCAATCACATGCGCTTCAATGAAGCCGAAGTAGCGAAGGTGCTTCCAGCGGACACCACCTACATCACCATCCTGAGGGATCCAGCAGAGCTCTTTGAGTCCTCCTTCCATTACTTTGGCCGCTTAGTACCTTTTACCTGGAAAATTTCTGGGGGTGATAAGATGGAAGAGTTCCTCAGTCAGCCTGAGCTTTATTATGACCCAGAGGGGTTCAATTCCTTCTACCTCAAGAACTTGCTTTTCTTTGACTTTGGGCAGGATAATAATTTACCGTTGGCTGACCCGAGAGTGGAAGAAGGCATCCGTGCAATTTCAAGACGCTTTCACTTGGTCATGCTGGTGGAGCACTTTGAGGAATCACTCATCCTGTTGAAGGATGCCCTCTGCTGGGACATGGATGACCTGCTGTTCTTCAAGCTCAACGTTCGAAAGGGGTCCACTGTCTCCAAGTTGACCCCCGAGCTCAGAACCAAAGCCTTGCAGTGGAACGCTATTGACTGGAAGCTCTACCAGCACTTTAACACCACCTTCTGGAAGAAAGTGGAGGCGTACGGTCGAGAGCGCATGGCAAACGACGTGGCCGAGCTGCGGCGCCGGAACTCACAAATGGCCGCCATCTGCATCGAAGGCGGCCATGCGGTGGACGCCGGGAGCATCCATGAGACTTCCATGCAGCCATGGCAACCTATCGGGGAGAAATCTATTATGGGAtacaatctgaaaaaaaatgtagacaAAGCACATCAAAAACTGTGTAGGAAGATGCTGACGCCAGAGCTGCAGTACCTGACAGACTTAGGAGTCAATTTGTGGATCACTAAACTGTGGGGTCATGTGAGGGACATCCTTGACTGGTAG